From Drosophila suzukii chromosome 2R, CBGP_Dsuzu_IsoJpt1.0, whole genome shotgun sequence, a single genomic window includes:
- the GstE11 gene encoding glutathione S-transferase 1 has translation MSAKPILYYAPRSPPCRAVLLTAAALGLELDLRAVNVKAGEHKSDEFLKLNAQHTIPVLDDNGTIVSDSHIIISYLADKYAPEGNDSLYPRDPEKRRLVDARLYYDCGHLFPRIRFIVEPVIYFGVGEVPADRVAYLQKAYDGLEHCLAGGDYLAGNQLTIADLSCIASVSTAEAFAPIEADQFPRLVQWVKRLQALPYYQKNNQEGLDMLVGLVKGLITERQQK, from the exons ATGTCGGCCAAACCCATTCTGTACTACGCCCCCCGCAGTCCCCCATGTCGTGCTGTTCTGCTGACGGCCGCTGCTCTGGGTCTGGAGTTGGACTTACG TGCTGTCAACGTAAAGGCCGGAGAGCACAAGTCCGATGAGTTCCTCAAGCTAAATGCCCAGCATACGATCCCCGTGCTCGATGATAATGGCACTATCGTGAGCGATTCTCACATTATCATCAGCTATTTGGCGGATAAGTATGCCCCGGAGGGCAATGACTCCCTGTATCCGCGGGATCCGGAGAAGCGCCGGCTGGTTGATGCCCGTTTATACTACGATTGCGGACATCTCTTCCCACGCATCCGATTCATCGTGGAGCCAGTAATCTACTTCGGAGTGGGAGAGGTTCCCGCTGACCGAGTGGCTTACCTGCAAAAGGCCTACGATGGATTGGAGCACTGCCTGGCTGGTGGAGATTACCTGGCGGGCAACCAACTGACCATCGCGGATCTCAGCTGCATCGCATCGGTGTCCACTGCGGAGGCCTTTGCTCCCATCGAGGCGGACCAATTCCCCCGCCTGGTGCAGTGGGTCAAGCGACTGCAGGCTCTTCCCTACTACCAGAAGAACAACCAGGAGGGTCTGGACATGCTGGTGGGTCTGGTAAAGGGTCTCATCACTGAGCGTCAGCAAAAGTAA